TTGCTGCGCCGCTAAGCTCTCAAGCAGCACTTCATGGCTTTCACGCACTTTCACGTTAAGGCGAACGCCGTTCACCTGACCGAAGTTGATGTTCGATAAGCCTTGGTTGAGCATACGGATACGGTTCTGCTCGCGCTGAATCGTCTTCTTGATGATGCTAGCCACTGACTCTGAGCTGATGGCTAGGCGGTTTTCACGCTGCGTAAGCTCTTCGGTTAGACGTGCCAGTTCCACTTCCATCTCTTCGATCGCTTCTACCGGATCATCGGTATGGATGATGTCTTGGCGAATACGCTCACGAAGGTGTTGGTAAACGGCAATGTAGAACAGAACCTTGCGCTCTGGGCGTGCGTTGTCTTCCGATAAACGCAGTGCATCACGTAAGTCTTCGTTGTCTGCAACCGCAAGACGCAGCGCACCCAACGATTTATCCGACATTGAACGCAGCTCATCGGCACTCATGTACGCCAGTTCACGCTTGTGCAGACGACGCTCAACGTCGTTTTCACGCGCAAGACGCAGAACAGAACACCAACCTGCTTTCGCCGCCACAACAAAGGTACGCAGTTCGATGTACTCTTTCTGTACCTTCTTCATGCGTTTCGCTAGACCCTTCATCTCAAGCTCAGTTGAGGTGAGTGTGCGCTCGTATTCACTCTTACGACTGCGAGAAGTGTGCAGACGCTCTTGTAGCTCGTCACGACGACGAAGTGCACGCTCTTCTGCGCCTTCATCGGCATTCACGCCATATTCTTGCAACTCTTGACGGAACTCTTGAACCGTCTCAAGTTTCGCTTGATGCGAACTCTTCAGTGACGCCAATACTTGGTTGTATTGGTTCATCTGGCCTTGTGACTGTTTTAACTCATCACGTGAACGCGTGCGTGTACGCTCGGCTTCAACCAGTTTCGCTTTAAGCTGCTCACTGAGTTCACTACTCTTGTTAAGCAAGTCCACTGAATCGGAATAGCTAAAGTAATGACGACGCTCCACCAAGTCAGCCAACGCGAAGATTTGCGCTTTTAGCCCTTGTAGGGCTAGGTCTGCTTGTTGGTATTGGCTTTGTAGCGCATCGAACTGCTCAGGGTCGGCTTCAAGGGCATTTGCAATGCCTTCAAGCTCTGCCACCGCTTTTGCGTGAGCTGTAAGGAAAGTCTTGGCTTCAGAAAGCTGTGCCAGTTTGGCTTCAAGCTCTTCAAAGCGCTCTACCAACGTCTCATCTTCGATAAGGCGCATGTTCGGTGCAATCTTATCAAGCGCCGCTAGCGCTTGCTTGCTGGTTGTCAGTTGGCTGCGTTGCTGCTGCTCTTTACTTTCTAAATCGCTCAACACACGTACAATTTGGTTACGCTTATCACGAGCAACAACTAGCGCTTGCTCTGGGTCAGCGTCAAACGCCACTTGAATGTGTTTTGCGACAAAGTTGTTGAATGATTGGAACAAACGCTGCTGCTTCTGCGCATCGAAGGCCGCTTTCGCGTGATGCTCAACCACTTCTTCACGTTCGTTGCGCAGCAGCTCTAAGCGTTGCTCACGAGCAGCACGACCAAACAGTGGGATTTCAGGGAAGCGAGAGTAACGCATTTGGCGTTCGTTTAGGCGAACACATACCGCGCCCTCAAGCTCTTCTGCGTTGAAGCTGCTGTCATCAAAGGCATCGATGTCGCCTTCAATGATGTATAAGTCTTCAGGACAGTCATCCAGCTCTACTAGCTTCTCTTCGATGCCTGATAGATCAGAAACCACAATCGCGTGACGTGCTGGGCCATACATTGCACTGAAGTATGGGGCATCGCCAATCGTGATATCGTCATAGATTTCAGACAGCAACACGCCGCCTAGTGTATCGGCAAGGCCTTTCAGGCGAGGATCGTTCGAACCACCCGGTGACGCTAGGCGTTCAATTTCACTCTCTAGCTCATTGCGGCGAGTGGCTAGCTTGTCTTTTTCTAGTGAGAGATTCTTCTCTTGCTCTAGAACCTGTTGCATCTGAGACATCACCGCTTGGCTGTCTTCTAGCTCAGCATCGCTCTGCTCACGCAGCGTTTCTAGTGCTTCGTTAGCTGCAATCCACGCTGGGGCAATCGACTCAAGACGCTGGATTTCAACATTAAGATCTTGCTCGTTGCGGCGCTGTTCGCTGCGTTGCTCACGTAGCTCGTCTTGAGAGACATCGAGCGTCTCAAGTTGCATTGCATGGCGTTCACGCTCTTGCTCAACCGCTAGCTCATCTTCTAGTGAAGCATTGAACTGTTTTTGGTAGCCATCCACCAGCTCTTTCACTTGGCGCTGAGTATTGATGTTGCGCTCAAGGTCACGGTGCTGGGCACGCCACTGCTGCTCATTCTCAACCACTTGCTGCGCTTCACGTGCTTGCTTGAAAATCGCTTTTGCTTGCGCTGCAGCTTGATGACGTTCAACGTCGCCGACAATGCTTTGCACCAACTTATAAGCGGTATCAAACTGCTGCGCGGCTGCCGAAGACATATCCAACTTGTGCTTAATTGAAAGCAACTCATTGGTGTTGGCCGTCTCTTGGTTTTTCAGGTCAGCTACCAGGGCTTGTGCAGACTCTGCCGTAAGGGCGTCATCGTCAAGTAGTGACTTGGCTTTCTCAAGCGCTTGCACAGCTTGTTGATATTGCAATGCACGGGTTTGCTGAACGTCGAGCGCTTGTTGGTAATCCGCCAACTGAGTCTTCAAGCTGTCCACTTCTTCTTCAGAAACGGTCGCCTGCTCTTCAGCCATCAGAACGCGCTCTTGCGCTTCTTCAACCACCATCATCTGCTCTTCAAGACGCTCGCTTAGCTCTTCAAGATCTTCTTGATAACGAATGATCTTTTCTTGCTGGCGCAGTGCGTTTTGCACCAATTGAAGGTGATCGGATGCCGCGCGGTAATCCACTTCAAGCGCTGTTTCTTGGTCCACCAACAGCTCAAGCTCTTCTTGAACCTGAGTCATCAGTTGGTTTTGCTCAATCAAGGTTTGACGCGAGCCGAACAACTCTTGGCGCAATGCCATGGTTTGGTCTAGCTTCTTACGGCGCTCATTCGCATGGCGCATGTAGTCTGCCGCTACGTAGTTGGTCGATTCCGTGATCAAATGCTTGAACAAATCACGGTCAGCTTGCGTTACCTTAATCGCTTCCAGCGTCATACGGTTTTCACGTAGTGCTGATTCCATATCTTGGAAAGCTTTCTTCACCCCGCCATTTTGTGGCAGAAGGTAGTCACGCAGTGAGCGTGTGATAGCACTTGAGATACCACCGTAAAGCGAAGCTTCGATTAGACGGTAGAACTTAGAGCGGTCACTTGAGTTACGAAGTTTCTTTGGAATGACACCAAATTCAAACATCTGCGCGTGGTAATCAACAATCGAGCTAAAGGCTTTGAACTGCACGCCTTCATATTGCGAGACGATCTCTTTCACTTCGTTGATTTGACGCACACGCGCTTGGTTAGCTGATACCGCTTCAATCAGAACGTCCGTTGGTTTGACATCCATCGGCAAACCTTGAATCACGAAAGGCTTGATATCTACTTTCTTATCACGACCCGCTACTTGCTGCAGTTTAACCGCGAACAATAAGCGTTGGTTACGCGAGTTGATCACATCCAATGCCGCATAACAAGAACCAGCTTGCAGCTTACCGTAGAGACCTTTATCACGAGATGATTGGCTTGAGCCTGCTTCTGTGGTGTTACGGAAGTGCAGCAAGCTTTGGTCTGGGATCAAACTGGTGATGAAAGCCGCCATCGTGGTGGACTTGCCTGCACCGTTACCGCCAGACAGTGTTGTAACAAGACCATCGATATCGAACGTGCGAGCAAAGAAGCCGTTCCAGTTCACCATGGTCAGTGATTGATATTTACCGCGTTCAATCATTCTACGATTCCTTCTGCTGGCACGGTATCCATGTCAACATTGTTCAATTCTAGTTCTGGGGTATCCGACTCATCGCTATGAGCCTCTTCAAGCAAGCTGCCTTGGCTTGGTTCAGGTGTATGCACCACGGCCTCACCATCACGGATAAGACGCAGCTGCGCTTCACGGATATCGTCACCCACACGCACATCAGCACCAAAGCGGAACACCGCTTCACTGATACGGAACTTGCCCGTTTCGCCCACGGTAATCACCATGCCTAAACGGCGCAGACGACGCAGCGATGTACGTACTTTTTCAAACAGTTTCTCTTTGTCGAGATCAGAGCCTGACGCGCGGTTTGTCACCAGCTTCATCAGTTTGTTTTCATCGGTCAGCGTAAGAAGCTCTTCATACAACTCTTGGTTGGTGAAGATACCTTCATGCGCCAAACGCTCTGGGCTAAGGTAAAGGAAACACAGCACCTTACCCACCAGCATATCAAGCTCAGACAGCACACTACGGCTGATGAGCGATGTTGAGCGTGGACGAAGATAGAAGAAGCCTTCCGGCGCTTTCACTAACTCGGTGTTATAGCGCTGATAGAACGAACCAAGCTCTACTTCAAAATCAGAAAGAAGTGCGTGGTTATCAAGATCTTCACTTGAAATATGACGCCCTGCACGCAGCAAGCTATCAAGCTGCGGGAACAGAGGGTTCGAAATTGCTTTTACCAGATTCTCTGGCATGTAGTCGTTAGTATCTGTCGATGACATTTGCTTGTACCTTTGCGCCAAAGTCGTTGATCGCCTGCCAATCTGGCTGGATTGCTTGATAGTCGGATTCTGAATAACCCATACGTACTGCTTGATCAACAACGATGCGAGCTAAATCAAAATGATGAGTGTGTGGGTGCTGTGCGAGGTAATCACGCAATACAGCACCGAGGTCAATCGGCTTGCCTTGGTCTTTATGGGCCTTCAGCATGTCACCGATGCGCTCTGCTAGCTCATCATTGACTTGTTCAAACTCTTCGTATTCCACTTCCATTGGGACTTGGCCGGTCACTTCGTCATCGCGAAGGACTAATGCCTCATCACGCAGATCGCTCAAGCGCTCTGCATCGGCATAAGTCAGGAACCATGGTTGGTCGAAATAGTCTTTGAGCGATTGACGTAAACGCGAGCTAAACGCTCGGTTCTTATCCATATCAATCGCTGTACGAATAAATTTGTGGACGTGGCGGTCATAGCCAATCCATAAATCGATGGTTTGCTGACCCCAGCTGGTGATGCGGTCCAGCTTCATCTGCAAGCTGAATAGGGTTTCGTCAATGAAGTCGAGTTCTTCATTGCCATACACTTGCTCTTGAATATCCATGATCTGCGTTTGCAGCTCATCACCCGCCGCTTGCAAGGTGTCTTGCAGCTCTTTTAGGGTTTCCGAGGTTTCTGACAGCAGTTGCTCACAGTTATTGATGGCTTCACGCCAATCTTTGTTCAGTAGCTCAGCAATCTGTGTTTTCACTTGTTGCTGCTGCTCGTCCATCACACGCTGGTTGAGGTCGATTTGATCGAAGATTTCCGCAACAGAATAGCGTAAAACGCCATAAACGTTCTTCTTCCAGTGTGCGGTGGTGCCGCCCTCTTGTGCCGCTTGCAGCGCCTTCGCCATCTCATCTGCCACCATAGACAGCTGGATAGACAGGCGAAGTTTAGAAAACTCACGGTGACGGACATAGTAATCGGTAATGCCGATCGCTAACGGCGAAAGACGATAGATGCTTGCACCATCGTTAATTTCACTCGTAAATCGGCTGATCAGACGTTGTTTCACCATATCATTAATGGCGTTATTCGCTCGGAACGCAGACGCTTCGCCCGTCTCAGGAAACATTTTTGAGACTATCGCAAACGCATCATGCAGTTCACCTTCCCCCAGCTCTTCATCAAATCGCTCATTGCTCAACACTGCGAGCGCGATCATAAATGCTAAGCGTTCCGGCGGGAGGCTGAGAGAAAATTCATTCTTCTGTACCCAGCTGACCAGCTCATCGACTGGCTGCTCGGCTACATTGTGAGTCATCTCACTCATTATTATTCCTGCTGTTGCTTCTTTTTGGCCCATACATGGATGTAGCGGCCTAATGAGAGGTATGGCTCTTGTCGACAAAGTTGTTTTTCTAATGCCAATACGTCTTCATATTCGTAATCGCCAACAAATTCTCTATCGCCGATGTAATCACTGAACGAACGAATTCCCGATTTACCGCAGATTTCAAAACCTGCGTTTTCGATCCACTGATACACCTCTTCTGGCTTTAGACCTTTCTGTGGCTGTAATTTAAATCTTTTTCTAAACGGCATACCGTTTAACACATGCGGGATATTGCCACAAATTACGTTCTTGTAAACTAAACCATGGTGGTTGTAGAACATAATTGACGCCATACCGCCATCTTTAACCTGTTGGAGGAGCAATTTGAGGGCTTCTTCAGGGTCTGCAAGCCACTCCATCACCGCATGAAACATCGCGATATCCACCTTGGCATCAAGATGGTTACCCACCTCCTGCACCGGGCTGTGTACAAAGCGATACTGTTCACTCAGACCATTGCCGTCAATGTCCTTCTCAGCCAGCTTAAGCATTTCTGAAGACAGGTCACACAGAATGACCTCGTGACCCAGTTTGGCCACTTTTTGTGACATTTGAGCGAGTCCGCCCCCTGCATCTAGAACAGTTAAAGGGCTTTCATGTTGGTCAAAATTCGCTAATAATGCCTCTAAGTCTTCCCAAACAATGACTTGACGGATTTCTCCCTTATCTGAGCCATAAATATTTTTTGCGAATTTGTGGGCAATATCATCGAAATTGCGGTCTTGTGTTTGTTTCATTGCGCTATCATAATCCTCCGACCCGCTATTCTGTCATAGGATGATAAGGAATAAAGAGGGAGTGTGTTAATTTGTCTTCAATTGATGTTTTTTCGGGCTATTTTGTATGTTTGAACTGAAAAAAGTGGTCTCTGCTCTGCTAATGCCGCTACCAGCAATGCTCATCGTGGCGTTTTTCGGGCTGATGCTCATTATGTTTACAGCGAAACGTAAGTCCGGCTGTTTCATCGTGCTATTCTCTCTTATCGGCATTTTTCTGATTGCCTTTCAACCTGTGACCACTCGTCTTTTGATGCCACTAGAGCGTCAATACTCTGTATTTTTACCCGTTGATAAAACCGTCGACTATGTGATGGTGTTGGGTAATGGCCATGTGGTTGATGATCAGATCCCACCAACGTCAGAGTTAACCCGTGCAGGCCTAATGAGACTGAGTGAAGGCATCCGTATTCTGCGTATGTACCCTGGCGCAAAGCTGATTCTTTCTGGCTATGCTGGCGGCACTGATACAAGTAACGCACGCATGATGGCCAAAGTGGCGCTAGCCCTTGGGGTATCAAAATCGGATATCGTTTTATTAGAGACTGCGAAAGACACATGGGAAGAGGCGCATCAAGCGGCCGCTTATGTGGGTCAGAAAAACCTTGTGGTCGTGACATCGGCAAGCCATATGAAGCGAGCGATGCAAGAGTTTGATACCGCTGGTTTGTCTCCGATGCCAGCACCCACCAACTATCTTGCCCACGACAATATCAATCAGCCTTGGGACAAATATATGCCGAAGGCCAAATACCTAGAGCAAACCGAGCGCTACTGGCACGAAACGCTAGGAACACATTGGAAATCACTGCGTGACTGGGCAGGTGAAACCAAAACCCTTGAAGCGCCGATAGAGATCTTAAGTGAGACGGAAGTCGAAAACTAAGTCTCGCTCCACTTATCAAGCCGCCTGAGTTGGCGGCCTTTTTGTCTCTATCATCATTGAACGTTAATATGCTAATGATTTAATTCAATAATTTATCAATGAGTAACACAGGGAATATCAAACAATGGAAGAGAAAAAAATCAATCAAGAAGTAACCGTCGTCGACATTAAAATGCCATTTCTGTCTATGGTGGTCTTTCTAGTTAAACTAGCGATTGCGGCGATACCCGCGATGATCATCTTAAGCATCATCTTCACAATCCTCGGTGCTATCTTTGGGGGTGTGTTCCATAGTTTTTTCTATAGCCACGGTTACTGATCCGCTCGCCAGTTAGGCCAGACCATGCTTTTCTGGCCTTTTGGGTAAGGGAATATTCAGTTTATTTGGCATCACCTTGCCAGCCTTACGATTAGCCGGTGGCATTTTAGTGTTTCTTGTCGGCTACCATATGCTGCAAGGCAACCAGTCGAAAATTCACACCTCCCATCAAGCGACACAAGTCGCGATTCATAATTGTTCTTAATTTCAAACCTACAAAGTGTGAAATGCCAGTCGTTATCAGGAAGCTGTCTAAACGACAAATATTGAGTTCAATTATT
This genomic interval from Vibrio agarivorans contains the following:
- the mukF gene encoding chromosome partition protein MukF codes for the protein MSEMTHNVAEQPVDELVSWVQKNEFSLSLPPERLAFMIALAVLSNERFDEELGEGELHDAFAIVSKMFPETGEASAFRANNAINDMVKQRLISRFTSEINDGASIYRLSPLAIGITDYYVRHREFSKLRLSIQLSMVADEMAKALQAAQEGGTTAHWKKNVYGVLRYSVAEIFDQIDLNQRVMDEQQQQVKTQIAELLNKDWREAINNCEQLLSETSETLKELQDTLQAAGDELQTQIMDIQEQVYGNEELDFIDETLFSLQMKLDRITSWGQQTIDLWIGYDRHVHKFIRTAIDMDKNRAFSSRLRQSLKDYFDQPWFLTYADAERLSDLRDEALVLRDDEVTGQVPMEVEYEEFEQVNDELAERIGDMLKAHKDQGKPIDLGAVLRDYLAQHPHTHHFDLARIVVDQAVRMGYSESDYQAIQPDWQAINDFGAKVQANVIDRY
- the cmoM gene encoding tRNA uridine 5-oxyacetic acid(34) methyltransferase CmoM, translated to MKQTQDRNFDDIAHKFAKNIYGSDKGEIRQVIVWEDLEALLANFDQHESPLTVLDAGGGLAQMSQKVAKLGHEVILCDLSSEMLKLAEKDIDGNGLSEQYRFVHSPVQEVGNHLDAKVDIAMFHAVMEWLADPEEALKLLLQQVKDGGMASIMFYNHHGLVYKNVICGNIPHVLNGMPFRKRFKLQPQKGLKPEEVYQWIENAGFEICGKSGIRSFSDYIGDREFVGDYEYEDVLALEKQLCRQEPYLSLGRYIHVWAKKKQQQE
- the mukB gene encoding chromosome partition protein MukB, translated to MIERGKYQSLTMVNWNGFFARTFDIDGLVTTLSGGNGAGKSTTMAAFITSLIPDQSLLHFRNTTEAGSSQSSRDKGLYGKLQAGSCYAALDVINSRNQRLLFAVKLQQVAGRDKKVDIKPFVIQGLPMDVKPTDVLIEAVSANQARVRQINEVKEIVSQYEGVQFKAFSSIVDYHAQMFEFGVIPKKLRNSSDRSKFYRLIEASLYGGISSAITRSLRDYLLPQNGGVKKAFQDMESALRENRMTLEAIKVTQADRDLFKHLITESTNYVAADYMRHANERRKKLDQTMALRQELFGSRQTLIEQNQLMTQVQEELELLVDQETALEVDYRAASDHLQLVQNALRQQEKIIRYQEDLEELSERLEEQMMVVEEAQERVLMAEEQATVSEEEVDSLKTQLADYQQALDVQQTRALQYQQAVQALEKAKSLLDDDALTAESAQALVADLKNQETANTNELLSIKHKLDMSSAAAQQFDTAYKLVQSIVGDVERHQAAAQAKAIFKQAREAQQVVENEQQWRAQHRDLERNINTQRQVKELVDGYQKQFNASLEDELAVEQERERHAMQLETLDVSQDELREQRSEQRRNEQDLNVEIQRLESIAPAWIAANEALETLREQSDAELEDSQAVMSQMQQVLEQEKNLSLEKDKLATRRNELESEIERLASPGGSNDPRLKGLADTLGGVLLSEIYDDITIGDAPYFSAMYGPARHAIVVSDLSGIEEKLVELDDCPEDLYIIEGDIDAFDDSSFNAEELEGAVCVRLNERQMRYSRFPEIPLFGRAAREQRLELLRNEREEVVEHHAKAAFDAQKQQRLFQSFNNFVAKHIQVAFDADPEQALVVARDKRNQIVRVLSDLESKEQQQRSQLTTSKQALAALDKIAPNMRLIEDETLVERFEELEAKLAQLSEAKTFLTAHAKAVAELEGIANALEADPEQFDALQSQYQQADLALQGLKAQIFALADLVERRHYFSYSDSVDLLNKSSELSEQLKAKLVEAERTRTRSRDELKQSQGQMNQYNQVLASLKSSHQAKLETVQEFRQELQEYGVNADEGAEERALRRRDELQERLHTSRSRKSEYERTLTSTELEMKGLAKRMKKVQKEYIELRTFVVAAKAGWCSVLRLARENDVERRLHKRELAYMSADELRSMSDKSLGALRLAVADNEDLRDALRLSEDNARPERKVLFYIAVYQHLRERIRQDIIHTDDPVEAIEEMEVELARLTEELTQRENRLAISSESVASIIKKTIQREQNRIRMLNQGLSNINFGQVNGVRLNVKVRESHEVLLESLAAQQDAHKDLFETSRFTFSEAMAKLFQRVNPHIDMGQRSPQVLGEELLDYRNYLELSVEVNRGSDGWLQAESGALSTGEAIGTGQSILLMVVQSWEEESRRLRSKDIVPCRLLFLDEAARLDAKSISTLFELCDRLDMQLLIAAPENISPEKGTTYKLVRKVFKDHEHVHVVGLRGFGQTDKSEPQQELLEEV
- the elyC gene encoding envelope biogenesis factor ElyC, with the protein product MFELKKVVSALLMPLPAMLIVAFFGLMLIMFTAKRKSGCFIVLFSLIGIFLIAFQPVTTRLLMPLERQYSVFLPVDKTVDYVMVLGNGHVVDDQIPPTSELTRAGLMRLSEGIRILRMYPGAKLILSGYAGGTDTSNARMMAKVALALGVSKSDIVLLETAKDTWEEAHQAAAYVGQKNLVVVTSASHMKRAMQEFDTAGLSPMPAPTNYLAHDNINQPWDKYMPKAKYLEQTERYWHETLGTHWKSLRDWAGETKTLEAPIEILSETEVEN
- the mukE gene encoding chromosome partition protein MukE — translated: MSSTDTNDYMPENLVKAISNPLFPQLDSLLRAGRHISSEDLDNHALLSDFEVELGSFYQRYNTELVKAPEGFFYLRPRSTSLISRSVLSELDMLVGKVLCFLYLSPERLAHEGIFTNQELYEELLTLTDENKLMKLVTNRASGSDLDKEKLFEKVRTSLRRLRRLGMVITVGETGKFRISEAVFRFGADVRVGDDIREAQLRLIRDGEAVVHTPEPSQGSLLEEAHSDESDTPELELNNVDMDTVPAEGIVE